The following are encoded together in the Sphingorhabdus pulchriflava genome:
- a CDS encoding glycoside hydrolase family 3 protein has translation MLAKKSTVALAFTLLGFAPSLSLAKPGEAIPPEARANPALWPEASSPAAITDAKTEKQIDALLAKMTLTQKVGQLIQADISAITPADLKRYPLGSILAGGNSGPYGDERASAAKWAKLVSEFRTVSRKSGAAIPILFGVDAVHGHSNLPEATIFPHNIGLGAARDTNLIQRIGAATAAEIAGSGIEWTFAPTLAVPQDLRWGRAYEGYSSDPAVVADYARAMTLGLQGPLVAGVPLGTSQVAATAKHFLADGGTLDGRDQGDARISEAELIAKHALGYPASINAGALTVMASFSSWNGVKHHGNATLLTDVLKGRMGFAGLVVGDWNGHGQVAGCSATNCPAAISAGLDMYMAPESWKQLYATTLTAAKKGVIPASRIDDAVRRILRVKFKLGLMGDARVDRGNTALVGAPEHLELAREAVSKSLVLLKNDQATLPIRKGARVLIAGPGADDMAMQAGGWTITWQGTDTAAKDFANGQTIGRAIFDAVRSNGGQATIAVDGQFETKPDLAIVVIGEKPYAEFEGDIPNLAFQPKSGEEELIARLKAHGMKVVVIFLSGRPMFTGKLLNQADAFVAAWLPGTQGRGIADVLVAGANGKTLRDFTGRLPFAWPADARAPLTEPLFPVGYGIDYAHRGTLAPVNEDPRVDLSAMNPSNLYMIRGKAPAPWRITLDGSVSARAVDISAQEDARQFSWNSKGTLAIEGAAVNLTQQADEGYALLLDWRIDQPSTGAVTISFGGAAIDVQKLLRTQQAGKATQTRIPLRCFSAVGANLGAVGSPFRMEATGGFVATIRNVQIEKASASIPCPG, from the coding sequence CAGAAAAGCAGATTGATGCCCTGTTGGCAAAAATGACGCTAACGCAAAAGGTGGGACAGCTGATCCAGGCGGATATCAGTGCGATTACACCTGCGGATTTGAAGCGCTATCCGCTGGGTTCGATTCTGGCGGGCGGCAATTCCGGCCCCTATGGCGACGAACGGGCGAGTGCTGCCAAATGGGCCAAATTGGTTAGCGAATTTCGCACCGTTTCCAGAAAATCGGGCGCCGCTATCCCGATCCTTTTTGGCGTAGATGCGGTACACGGCCATTCCAACCTGCCTGAAGCAACGATTTTCCCGCACAATATCGGCCTTGGTGCCGCACGCGACACGAACCTGATCCAGCGCATCGGTGCAGCAACCGCTGCGGAGATTGCCGGCAGCGGTATCGAATGGACATTCGCACCCACCTTGGCTGTGCCGCAGGATTTGAGGTGGGGCCGGGCCTATGAAGGCTATTCATCCGATCCAGCCGTTGTTGCCGACTATGCCCGCGCAATGACGCTTGGCTTACAAGGGCCGCTAGTTGCAGGGGTTCCGTTGGGAACTAGTCAGGTCGCCGCTACGGCAAAGCATTTTCTGGCCGATGGTGGTACATTGGATGGACGCGATCAGGGCGACGCACGCATCAGTGAAGCCGAACTGATCGCAAAGCATGCGCTAGGATATCCGGCCTCCATCAATGCCGGAGCGCTGACCGTTATGGCCAGCTTTTCGAGCTGGAACGGTGTAAAGCACCACGGCAACGCAACACTTCTTACTGATGTGCTGAAAGGCCGCATGGGTTTTGCTGGCTTGGTCGTTGGTGACTGGAATGGTCACGGCCAGGTTGCGGGTTGCTCGGCTACCAATTGTCCCGCTGCAATCAGTGCCGGGCTCGACATGTATATGGCTCCGGAAAGCTGGAAACAGCTTTATGCAACGACGCTTACCGCTGCCAAAAAAGGAGTGATCCCGGCGTCGCGAATTGACGATGCGGTCCGCCGCATTTTGCGCGTCAAATTCAAGCTGGGATTGATGGGCGACGCCCGGGTAGATCGCGGAAACACCGCACTGGTTGGCGCGCCAGAGCATTTGGAATTGGCGCGCGAGGCAGTTTCCAAGTCGTTGGTGCTGCTGAAAAACGACCAAGCGACCCTCCCGATCCGCAAGGGTGCGCGCGTTCTGATTGCCGGGCCCGGAGCGGATGATATGGCGATGCAGGCCGGCGGCTGGACGATCACCTGGCAAGGCACCGACACTGCAGCAAAGGACTTTGCAAACGGCCAAACCATCGGTCGTGCCATTTTCGACGCCGTACGCTCGAACGGCGGACAAGCGACGATAGCGGTGGATGGACAGTTTGAGACCAAACCCGACCTCGCCATCGTCGTCATAGGCGAAAAACCCTATGCCGAATTCGAAGGCGATATACCCAATCTGGCTTTTCAACCGAAGTCCGGTGAGGAGGAACTGATCGCGCGACTGAAAGCACATGGCATGAAGGTCGTTGTCATATTTCTATCAGGCCGCCCGATGTTTACCGGCAAGCTTCTCAATCAAGCCGATGCCTTTGTAGCGGCATGGCTGCCCGGCACTCAGGGGCGCGGCATAGCCGATGTTCTGGTGGCGGGTGCTAATGGCAAAACGCTGCGCGACTTTACCGGGCGGCTACCCTTTGCATGGCCAGCCGATGCCCGCGCACCGCTGACCGAGCCATTATTCCCGGTCGGCTACGGCATTGACTACGCACATCGCGGCACCCTGGCACCAGTGAACGAAGACCCACGTGTCGACCTGTCTGCAATGAATCCATCGAATCTCTATATGATCCGGGGCAAGGCACCCGCCCCATGGCGGATTACGCTCGATGGCTCGGTCAGCGCCCGTGCCGTGGACATTTCAGCACAGGAAGATGCACGGCAGTTTTCGTGGAACAGCAAAGGTACGTTGGCAATTGAAGGAGCAGCGGTAAATTTGACCCAGCAGGCCGATGAAGGCTATGCGTTGCTTTTGGACTGGCGCATCGACCAACCGTCGACCGGAGCGGTCACGATCTCTTTTGGTGGTGCAGCGATCGACGTTCAGAAGCTGCTGCGCACGCAGCAGGCCGGGAAAGCCACACAAACACGCATTCCGCTTCGCTGCTTCAGCGCAGTAGGCGCAAATCTTGGCGCAGTCGGATCGCCATTCAGAATGGAAGCAACCGGCGGTTTTGTCGCGACCATCCGCAACGTTCAGATTGAGAAGGCAAGCGCCAGTATCCCTTGCCCGGGCTAA